One window from the genome of Motilibacter aurantiacus encodes:
- a CDS encoding glycosyltransferase family 4 protein, whose translation MRSGAYRLCVVAHSTQLGGAERFLQFLLGALPPTVHVTVLGADPRVLADVVARRPGAAAVAVPMRVRPLRAALRRARPDVVHVNLPDAVDCRPAILAAATLRLPFVLVDHLPAPGLTWRGRAVQRLTTRASARRVAVGTAAARAVERFCGLRPGSVRTIPNGVPPHPGPAHEQRDPPLLGVLARLERQKGVDVLLHALVQAPGLGLTVAGDGSERAALEKLAARLGVGDRVRFSGWAPAPESFLATVDVLVAPSRNEAMPLVVLEAMHAGLPVLATRVGAVGEVVQHGRTGLLVEPEDVGGLASALRELAADRELRARLGAAGRERARTAFSDTAMAAAYDRAYREVIAGRR comes from the coding sequence ATGCGCTCCGGGGCGTACCGGCTCTGCGTCGTGGCCCACTCCACGCAGCTGGGCGGCGCGGAGCGCTTCCTGCAGTTCCTGCTGGGAGCGCTTCCGCCCACGGTGCACGTCACCGTGCTGGGCGCCGACCCGCGGGTGCTCGCCGACGTCGTCGCGCGGCGGCCGGGCGCGGCGGCGGTGGCCGTCCCGATGCGGGTGCGCCCGCTGCGTGCCGCCCTGCGCCGGGCGCGTCCCGACGTCGTGCACGTCAACCTGCCCGACGCGGTGGACTGCCGCCCGGCGATCCTGGCCGCGGCCACCCTCCGGCTGCCGTTCGTGCTGGTGGACCACCTGCCGGCCCCCGGGCTCACCTGGCGCGGGCGGGCGGTGCAGCGGCTGACGACCCGCGCCAGCGCCCGCCGGGTGGCGGTCGGCACCGCCGCCGCGCGGGCCGTCGAGCGCTTCTGCGGACTGCGGCCGGGCAGCGTGCGGACGATCCCGAACGGCGTCCCGCCACATCCCGGGCCCGCGCACGAGCAGCGGGACCCGCCCCTGCTCGGCGTGCTGGCCCGGCTGGAGCGGCAGAAGGGCGTCGACGTGCTGCTGCACGCGCTCGTCCAGGCCCCCGGGCTCGGGCTCACGGTCGCCGGGGACGGCAGCGAGCGGGCCGCGCTGGAGAAGCTCGCGGCCCGGCTGGGGGTGGGCGACCGGGTGCGTTTCTCGGGCTGGGCCCCCGCGCCGGAGAGCTTCCTCGCCACCGTCGACGTGCTCGTGGCTCCCTCCCGCAACGAGGCGATGCCGCTCGTCGTGCTCGAGGCGATGCACGCCGGCCTGCCGGTGCTCGCGACGCGGGTGGGCGCGGTCGGCGAGGTGGTCCAGCACGGGCGGACCGGGCTGCTCGTCGAGCCCGAGGACGTCGGCGGCCTGGCGTCCGCGCTGCGCGAGCTGGCGGCGGACCGAGAGCTGCGCGCACGGCTCGGCGCCGCCGGCCGCGAGCGCGCCCGTACGGCGTTCTCGGACACCGCCATGGCGGCGGCGTACGACCGCGCCTACCGGGAGGTCATCGCCGGGCGCCGCTGA
- a CDS encoding MBL fold metallo-hydrolase produces MQVTVVGCSGSLPAPGNAASCYLVEAGGTKLVLDVGSGALGPLQAATSLTDVDAVVLSHLHPDHCMDLCGWYVFARYHPDVLRSGRPGPRLRVYGPSGTLARLAGAYGGVGPEQMAAVFDVVELQDGETYQIGEMRFTVARVAHPVEAYATRVEHGGSSLAYSGDTGRSDALVRLAADVDLLLCEASFLVGVDDEAPEGLHLTARDAGEHAARARARRVLLTHVPPWGDPVRALAQARSAYPGPLALARAGDVHQVRPRR; encoded by the coding sequence GTGCAGGTCACCGTCGTCGGCTGCTCGGGCTCGCTCCCGGCGCCCGGGAACGCCGCCAGCTGCTACCTCGTCGAGGCCGGCGGCACCAAGCTCGTGCTCGACGTGGGCAGCGGGGCGCTCGGCCCGCTGCAGGCCGCGACGTCGCTGACGGACGTGGACGCGGTCGTCCTGAGCCACCTGCACCCCGACCACTGCATGGACCTCTGCGGCTGGTACGTCTTCGCGCGCTACCACCCGGACGTGCTGCGCTCCGGCCGGCCCGGCCCCCGGCTGCGGGTCTACGGGCCGAGCGGCACGCTGGCGCGGCTCGCGGGCGCCTACGGCGGGGTCGGGCCCGAGCAGATGGCGGCCGTCTTCGACGTGGTGGAGCTGCAGGACGGCGAGACGTACCAGATTGGCGAAATGCGCTTCACCGTAGCCCGCGTCGCCCATCCGGTCGAGGCCTACGCCACTCGCGTCGAGCACGGCGGGTCCTCGCTGGCCTACTCCGGCGACACCGGCCGCAGCGACGCGCTGGTCCGGCTCGCCGCCGACGTGGACCTGCTGCTGTGCGAGGCGTCCTTCCTCGTCGGCGTGGACGACGAGGCGCCGGAGGGGCTGCACCTGACCGCCCGCGACGCGGGGGAGCACGCGGCCCGGGCCCGGGCGCGCCGGGTGCTGCTGACCCACGTGCCGCCCTGGGGCGACCCCGTGCGGGCGCTGGCCCAGGCCCGCTCGGCCTACCCGGGGCCGCTCGCGCTGGCGCGGGCCGGTGACGTCCACCAGGTGCGGCCGCGTCGCTAG
- a CDS encoding SGNH/GDSL hydrolase family protein → MSSEHNEASPTPRSTASRRTVLRTALLGAGAVATVPLVAQPATAATGSGTAGATDTGAPPALRAARAALALRAVAPVRIVAIGSSTTAGNNAGTAEKRWLTLFSRQLHARLLVATGGVFTPGVNAGLLRESEWVFSGSTATVYAGLALATRLSAGASMTHTARRATAFTVLHGQGPGAGAFTVRIDGGAPVTVTPATSGVDRSDGSWTSGSLAPGQHTITITALGAVTVDGLYSHDGDVSAGIQAYNGGVGGATVATFLGKAPVAQRLAQLKPAIVLLMQGSNDYAGGVSIATFKAQLLQQVAEIKAAAGPVCIALVSMHQRGGVTSPLRWTDYTTAMAEVAATDPARLLFIDTHPVFASVDVAGADPLDLLSADQVHLNEPGLQLYADLLADVFCQPVAGIGTAAVPPVPPPPAPAAVDLDFTAMADTAVLPAPLVVNEASRPTVIRNGRLCTPTANFEGQGVHFELPGSGYGTLTVEFSNPSGVALGVPGSGDVSSLQHRGNHMWVFGSAPWPPRDSFALPSGGSAPTYAVRTFPPSSSRPNGYAEVSVGGAVVHTFVFANGGGLGARRTASVSIDSSAGAVTRIRFVPDGALA, encoded by the coding sequence ATGAGCAGCGAGCACAACGAGGCATCCCCCACGCCGCGCTCGACGGCGAGCCGGCGCACCGTCCTGCGGACGGCTCTGCTCGGCGCCGGGGCGGTCGCGACCGTGCCGCTCGTGGCGCAGCCGGCCACCGCCGCGACGGGCAGCGGCACGGCCGGCGCCACCGACACCGGCGCGCCACCGGCCCTGCGCGCGGCGCGCGCCGCGCTCGCCCTGCGGGCGGTCGCGCCCGTACGCATCGTCGCCATCGGCAGCAGCACCACCGCCGGCAACAACGCCGGGACCGCGGAGAAGCGCTGGCTGACCTTGTTCTCCCGACAGCTTCACGCCCGGCTCCTCGTAGCCACCGGTGGCGTCTTCACCCCCGGAGTGAACGCCGGGCTCCTGCGCGAGAGCGAGTGGGTGTTCTCCGGCTCGACGGCGACCGTGTACGCCGGCCTCGCCCTCGCGACCCGGCTGTCCGCCGGCGCATCGATGACCCACACCGCCCGGCGGGCCACGGCCTTCACCGTGCTGCACGGCCAGGGGCCGGGAGCCGGCGCGTTCACCGTACGCATCGACGGCGGCGCTCCCGTCACCGTCACTCCCGCAACCTCGGGGGTGGACCGCAGTGACGGGTCGTGGACCTCCGGAAGCCTCGCACCCGGCCAGCACACGATCACGATCACGGCCCTCGGCGCCGTGACGGTGGACGGGCTCTACTCCCACGACGGGGACGTGTCGGCAGGCATCCAGGCCTACAACGGGGGCGTCGGCGGCGCGACCGTGGCGACCTTCCTCGGCAAGGCTCCCGTCGCGCAGCGCCTGGCCCAGCTCAAGCCCGCGATCGTGCTGCTCATGCAGGGCTCGAACGACTACGCGGGAGGGGTGTCGATCGCCACCTTCAAGGCCCAGCTCCTGCAGCAGGTCGCGGAGATCAAGGCCGCGGCCGGCCCGGTGTGCATCGCCCTCGTCTCCATGCACCAGCGCGGCGGCGTCACCAGCCCGCTCCGGTGGACGGACTACACGACGGCCATGGCCGAGGTCGCGGCCACGGACCCCGCCCGGCTCCTGTTCATCGACACGCACCCCGTGTTCGCGTCCGTGGACGTCGCGGGCGCGGACCCCCTGGACCTGCTCAGCGCCGATCAGGTCCACCTCAACGAGCCCGGCCTGCAGCTCTACGCCGACCTGCTGGCGGACGTCTTCTGCCAGCCGGTCGCGGGCATCGGCACGGCGGCTGTCCCTCCCGTCCCGCCGCCCCCGGCGCCGGCTGCGGTCGACCTCGACTTCACCGCCATGGCGGACACCGCCGTGCTGCCGGCCCCGCTCGTCGTCAACGAGGCGAGCCGGCCGACGGTGATCAGGAACGGCCGGCTGTGCACTCCGACCGCCAACTTCGAGGGACAGGGCGTCCACTTCGAGCTTCCCGGCTCCGGCTACGGGACGCTCACCGTCGAGTTCTCCAACCCGAGCGGCGTCGCGCTCGGGGTGCCGGGCTCGGGTGACGTGTCCTCCCTGCAGCACCGTGGGAACCACATGTGGGTCTTCGGCAGCGCGCCCTGGCCGCCCAGGGACTCCTTCGCCCTGCCGAGCGGCGGCTCCGCGCCGACGTACGCGGTGCGTACCTTCCCGCCGTCGAGCTCCCGTCCCAACGGCTACGCCGAGGTGTCGGTGGGCGGCGCGGTCGTCCACACGTTCGTCTTCGCGAACGGCGGCGGCCTCGGGGCCCGGCGGACGGCCTCGGTGTCGATCGACTCCAGCGCCGGGGCCGTCACGCGCATCCGCTTCGTCCCCGACGGCGCGCTAGCCTGA
- a CDS encoding acyltransferase family protein, which translates to MRGLFVPRESAAIRASAALTGRRHGIDGLRAVCCLAIILFHSWDFAGRPRAYGLGLIGALDVRNELFMAISGFCLFLPLATRPERLAAFSAREFLMARFRRIAPAYYAAIALSLVLPFVALGLLRATGAGPGWVSFPAQVDLLTQFRYSFPSAPDLLAHLFFVHTFFDSYWDGISGNLWFMGLEAQFYVVFPLVVLAYRRYGDRTLAAVLGLALAYSVAVSALVPDASERAFRMSALGGGIMFAVGIWAAVSLPRLRPGMSRRREGALLAGVLATVGSAVSWADRAPLGLPLRSVLLAAGFWGLVSLAATPATRTARLLSIRPLTRLGLISYSVYLVHHVTLFFVWQAGWQLGLARQGLSPLALELTVGVAVVLAVAYPFHLAFERPFLSRRSASTSSSGSGSAAPESPGSAGELRPAVAPAAAASPATAVIPAPRRGGTVGLRQGTGQSARSGT; encoded by the coding sequence ATGCGGGGGCTTTTCGTGCCGCGCGAAAGTGCTGCAATCAGGGCATCGGCGGCGCTCACTGGGCGGCGGCACGGTATCGACGGCCTCCGGGCCGTCTGCTGCCTGGCCATCATCCTCTTTCACAGCTGGGACTTCGCCGGTCGGCCGAGGGCGTACGGGCTCGGGCTGATCGGCGCGCTCGACGTGCGCAACGAGTTGTTCATGGCCATCAGTGGGTTCTGCCTCTTCTTGCCGTTGGCCACCCGTCCCGAGCGTCTAGCCGCCTTTTCCGCACGGGAATTCCTGATGGCGCGGTTCCGGCGAATCGCGCCGGCCTATTATGCCGCCATCGCCCTCTCTCTGGTCCTACCCTTCGTGGCGCTCGGGCTGCTCCGGGCCACGGGAGCCGGCCCGGGGTGGGTCTCGTTCCCCGCGCAGGTGGACCTGCTCACCCAGTTCCGCTACTCGTTCCCGAGCGCGCCGGACCTGCTCGCCCACCTGTTCTTCGTCCACACCTTCTTCGACAGCTACTGGGACGGCATCAGCGGCAACCTCTGGTTCATGGGCCTCGAGGCGCAGTTCTACGTCGTCTTCCCCCTCGTCGTCCTGGCCTACCGGCGCTACGGCGACCGCACCCTGGCGGCCGTGCTCGGCCTGGCCCTGGCCTACTCCGTGGCCGTCTCCGCGTTGGTGCCCGACGCGTCGGAGCGGGCCTTCCGCATGTCCGCGCTCGGGGGCGGGATCATGTTCGCGGTCGGCATCTGGGCGGCGGTCTCGCTTCCCCGCCTGCGGCCCGGGATGTCGCGGCGGCGGGAGGGCGCGCTGCTGGCGGGCGTCCTCGCCACCGTGGGCAGTGCCGTCAGCTGGGCCGACCGTGCGCCGCTCGGCCTGCCGTTGCGGTCGGTCCTGCTCGCCGCCGGCTTCTGGGGCCTCGTGTCGCTGGCCGCCACCCCCGCCACCCGCACCGCCCGGCTGCTCTCGATCCGGCCGCTGACCCGCCTCGGGCTCATCTCCTACAGCGTCTACCTCGTGCACCACGTCACGCTCTTCTTCGTCTGGCAGGCCGGCTGGCAGCTCGGGCTGGCGCGACAGGGGCTGTCACCCCTCGCGCTGGAGCTGACCGTCGGAGTTGCCGTCGTCCTCGCCGTCGCCTACCCCTTCCATCTCGCTTTCGAGCGGCCGTTTCTGAGCAGGCGCAGCGCTTCCACGTCGTCCAGCGGCTCCGGAAGCGCGGCGCCCGAGTCACCGGGGAGCGCGGGGGAGCTCCGCCCGGCCGTGGCCCCGGCGGCCGCTGCGTCCCCCGCGACCGCGGTCATCCCCGCTCCTCGACGGGGCGGGACGGTGGGCCTCCGGCAGGGGACCGGGCAGAGTGCCAGAAGCGGCACCTGA
- a CDS encoding glycosyltransferase, which produces MSPSPGPGITVVIACHNAAGTIARAVRSALLQDPAPAEVVVCDDASDDDSVEVLAGFGPRVRVLRHAQNRGEAGAKNTAVRAARTEWVAVLDADDEFLPGRLAAVAGLLADRPGLDLVTTDAYLSHDGRRLGRWYGPHYPFAFEDQRRAILERNFVFGHVVLRRSAFLAVGGFDERIAHATDWDCWIRMVHTGSRIGLVPEPLAVYHLQETSLSSDRPAMARSIAALLTEACDRLELTVRERRTALAAAAQHTRTAARHELKRALLDPAGDPRAAARAVLADREQAPRSRALAAAAYALPSVVRRRLQARERTTWLGPGDVRLPRRLPAAGQDRDRRLSVLLTVPDRPWPANGGKRMRASATLRALAALPEVDLDVVVLFAGPPVAQPLPPGVRARRCVQHDGPLRPKPVAAVVALTRAVPWQVAVPRWGSARRAMAPLRSTTYDLVWFGATDHALSLQRAVRARHRVIDMDDVETSKARTFLCLPADTPVTRGLVRLQRRIELPLWWHVQQRASQQADALVVCSELDRRRLRTPRAAVVPNVYPYPAPGYVRRPDGRPTLLMIGTYSYLPNVDAAAFAARQVLPLLREKVPDARLRLVGRFAEELLADLGGLPGVDVVGEVPDVGPELSRAALALATIRYGGGTRIKILEAFAHEVPVVSTPLAREGLSVVDGRHLLVGDDPAELADACVRVLDDPTLARELGRAGRDLHAERYAPEASAAAVREVLARFLPVGPHDAPGPR; this is translated from the coding sequence ATGAGCCCATCTCCAGGGCCCGGCATCACCGTGGTGATCGCCTGCCACAACGCGGCGGGCACGATCGCGCGAGCAGTGCGCTCGGCCCTGCTCCAGGACCCGGCACCGGCGGAGGTCGTCGTCTGCGACGACGCGTCCGACGACGACAGCGTCGAGGTCCTCGCCGGCTTCGGGCCCCGTGTCCGCGTCCTTCGCCACGCGCAGAACCGTGGGGAGGCGGGAGCCAAGAACACCGCCGTGCGCGCCGCGCGTACCGAATGGGTGGCCGTCCTCGACGCCGACGACGAGTTCCTGCCCGGCCGACTCGCCGCGGTCGCCGGCCTGCTCGCCGACCGGCCGGGCCTGGACCTGGTGACGACCGACGCCTACCTCTCCCACGACGGGCGCCGGCTCGGCCGGTGGTACGGGCCGCACTACCCCTTCGCCTTCGAGGACCAGCGGCGCGCGATCCTCGAGCGCAACTTCGTCTTCGGGCACGTCGTCCTGCGGCGGTCGGCGTTCCTCGCCGTCGGCGGCTTCGACGAGCGCATCGCGCACGCCACCGACTGGGACTGCTGGATCCGCATGGTCCACACGGGCTCCCGCATCGGCCTGGTCCCCGAGCCGCTCGCGGTCTACCACCTGCAGGAGACCAGTCTCAGCTCCGACCGGCCGGCGATGGCCCGCAGCATCGCAGCCCTGCTCACCGAAGCGTGTGACCGGCTCGAGCTGACCGTGCGGGAGCGCCGCACCGCGCTGGCGGCGGCTGCGCAGCACACGCGGACGGCGGCCCGGCACGAGCTGAAGCGCGCCCTGCTCGACCCGGCCGGGGACCCGCGGGCGGCTGCCCGGGCCGTGCTCGCCGACCGGGAGCAGGCGCCGCGCTCGCGCGCGCTCGCCGCCGCCGCGTACGCGCTGCCCAGCGTGGTGCGCCGGCGGTTGCAGGCGCGGGAGCGCACGACCTGGCTGGGGCCGGGGGACGTCCGGCTCCCCCGCCGGCTACCGGCGGCGGGGCAGGACCGCGACCGCCGCCTGTCGGTGCTCCTGACCGTGCCCGACCGGCCGTGGCCGGCCAACGGCGGCAAGCGGATGCGGGCGTCCGCCACGCTGCGGGCCCTCGCCGCCCTGCCGGAGGTGGACCTGGACGTCGTGGTGCTGTTCGCCGGGCCACCCGTCGCGCAGCCGCTGCCTCCGGGCGTCCGCGCCCGGCGCTGCGTCCAGCACGACGGGCCGCTGCGCCCGAAGCCCGTGGCCGCCGTCGTCGCGCTCACCCGTGCCGTTCCCTGGCAGGTGGCGGTGCCGCGCTGGGGCAGCGCGCGCAGGGCGATGGCCCCGCTCCGGTCCACGACGTACGACCTGGTGTGGTTCGGGGCCACCGACCATGCGCTGAGCCTGCAGCGCGCGGTGCGCGCCCGGCACCGCGTGATCGACATGGACGACGTGGAGACCTCGAAGGCGCGCACGTTCCTCTGCCTGCCGGCCGACACCCCGGTCACCCGCGGGCTGGTGCGGCTGCAGCGCCGGATCGAGCTGCCGCTCTGGTGGCACGTCCAGCAGCGCGCCAGCCAGCAGGCCGACGCGCTGGTCGTGTGCAGCGAGCTGGACCGCCGCCGGCTGCGCACCCCGCGGGCGGCCGTCGTGCCGAACGTCTACCCCTACCCGGCGCCGGGCTACGTGCGGCGGCCCGACGGCCGGCCCACCCTGCTGATGATCGGGACGTACTCGTACCTGCCGAACGTGGACGCGGCCGCCTTCGCGGCACGACAGGTGCTGCCGCTGCTGCGCGAGAAGGTCCCGGACGCGCGGCTGCGCCTGGTCGGCCGCTTCGCTGAGGAGCTGCTGGCCGACCTCGGCGGGCTTCCCGGCGTCGACGTCGTGGGCGAGGTGCCCGACGTCGGGCCCGAGCTCTCGCGCGCCGCCCTGGCCCTCGCGACGATCCGCTACGGCGGCGGCACCCGGATCAAGATCCTCGAGGCGTTCGCCCACGAGGTGCCCGTCGTCAGCACGCCGCTCGCGCGCGAGGGGCTGTCCGTGGTCGACGGCCGGCACCTGCTCGTGGGCGACGACCCCGCGGAGCTGGCCGACGCCTGCGTCCGGGTGCTGGACGACCCGACGCTGGCCCGGGAGCTGGGGCGGGCGGGGCGGGACCTGCACGCCGAGCGGTACGCCCCCGAGGCCTCGGCCGCGGCGGTCCGCGAGGTGCTGGCCCGGTTCCTGCCCGTCGGCCCGCACGATGCGCCCGGGCCCCGCTGA